AAGAGGCTCGCCACCGGGACGCGGCCCTCCAGGGCCTTCTCCACCCAGGTGAGGGCGATGGCGACGCCGAGCACCACCAGGGTCTTTCTGGGCGGGCGGAGATCGTAGCGCTCGAAGAGCCGGTAGAGGAGGTAGCCGGGCACCACGCCGGCCACGATGCCGAGGGCCACGGAGACGGGGACCTCGGCGAGCTTCGCCCAGACGTTCACCTCGCCCCCGCCGTACATCCCGAGGAAGATGGTGAAGAGGACGATGACGAAGACGTCGTCCACGGAGGAGGCGGCGAGCACCAGGGTGGGGATCCCCTTCTTCGCGCCGCGGCCCCGGTCCATGAAGTCGATCATGAGCGGCACCACCACGGCCGGGGAGACCGCTCCGAGGATGCAGCCCAGGATGGCGGCCTCGAGGGTGGAGATGCCAAGGAGGTGCGGGGCCACCAGGGTCACCCCCACAATCTCGAAGACGGCGGGGACCGCGCTCATGAGGAGGGCGGTGCGGCCGACGCGGTTGAGGGTGTCGCGCCGGAGCTCGAAGCCGGCGCGGAGCAGGATCACGATGAGGGCGATCTTTCGGAAATCGCCCGAGACCTGCATCATCTCCGGGGCCATGAGGCCCAGGACGTAGGGCCCGGCCAGGATGCCCACGAGGAGCATCCCCACGAGGCCGGGCATCCGGAGTCGGCGGAAGAGCCAGTCGCCCCCGAGGCCGAGGAGGATGACGAGTGCGATGCTGATGTCCATGGGATAAGATCCTTTCCCCCGGACACGAAGAGATGGCCTCGCGATTTGCGACGCCATCACGAAAAACCCCGTCCGGCGCACGGCACAAACGGGGTCTCGGCCCGGGCGTCTTCGAGGCGGCCGGCGGCGGACGAATCCTTCGACACGCAGAAGTCATCATCCGGCCGGGCCGGCGTTTTTTCGGGCAGACTTCATTGATGGCGTCGCAAAAATGCGCCAACTGCTGTGTTGCTTCGGATGTTCTCGTCATTGCGGCGTACCGTAGCGTACGCCTCATTCCTCGACATCCTCGCGCCTTGCATTTGGCGATTCTTGCTGAGCCATCCACTCAGAAGACTTTTTACGAGGCCATCATCTTTACGAGAAATCAACCCTTGATTGCCCCTGAATTTCGGGGAATATGCCACTCGGGCGGCTGGCCGTCAACGGCGGGGGCCCCCGGGGGGCGAGGAGGGAGGGCCATGACCTTCGAGATGCACCCCATCGGGCGCGTTTGCAATCCCACGGGCGAGGTGCCCCGGCACTGGACGGTCTCCCGGGTGGAGGGCGCCATCGAGATCGACCCGGCCTACGAGGCGGGGCTCTCGGACATCCGCCCCGGGGACCGCGTGGTGGTCCTCTTCGCCTTCCACGAGAGTCCGCCCTTTTCCCCGGAGCTCCTCCGCCAGCGGCCGCCGCACCGGGACCGCGAGCGCGGCGTCTTCAGCATCTGCTCCCCGGTCCGGCCGAACCCCATCGGCCTCTCCGTGGTGGAGGTCCTGTCCGTGGAGGGGCCGGTGCTCCGCGTGCGCGGCCTCGACATGCGCGACGGCACCCCGGTGCTGGACCTCAAGCCGGCCACGGGGCTTCACCCCGAGGTCCCGGGGGGGCGGGCGGCCTAGTCCTCGATGGCGTCGCGCGAACCGCCAAGCGGAACGCTTGGCGGTGATGCTTCAAGCCCCTCGGCCCCTCGTGGTCCCCGGCGCCGCCTCGTTTCTCTCGGTGGTCGCGCCTTGTCCTCGGCGATTCCCGCTGGGCCATCCACCCAGAGGATTCTTGCGAGGCCGTCACCGCTGGGGAATCAGAGCACCGCTCCAGGCTCCCCGGAAGAATGAATTGACTCTCGGCCCGTCTCTGCCCCCGCCCTCTGTGGCGCCGAAGGCGTCGATGACGGGGCCGGAAGGAGCGCGACGAATTGTCCGAGCCCCGCGAAGCGGGGCGAGTTTTTCGTCGCGCCCGGCCCCGCCGAGACGCCGAGGGGACCCCGCCCCGTCCCGCCGACGTTGTTGGCGGGACGGGAGGGGCGCCACAGTGGGCTGCCCTTTCTTTTGGTTACTTTTCTTTGGGCACGCAAAGAAAAGTAACGCCCGCCGCAGGCGACGGCGGCCCCGCGCCTCCACCGAGGCGCCGAATTGATGGCGTCGCGGCAGAAATGCGCGGGTTGCGGCGTTGCTTCGGGTACTGTCGTCATTGCGGCGTGGTCTCCGGCGCCGCCTCGTTTCTCTCGGTGGTCGCGCCTTGTCCTCGGCGATTCCCGCTGGGCCATCCACCCAGAGGATTCTTGCGAGGCCGTCAGTCTTCGGGGATCTGCCAGGTCTCCACCATCCGCCGGAAGGCCGCGAGCCGCGGGTGGAAGTTCTCCGGCGTGACCCGGTAGCGGCCGGTCCGGATGCACTCCACCATGAAGCGGTTGATCTCCGGCGAGTAGTGGCCCGGGTCCATGTAGTTGTCGAGGTTCGCGGTGATCTCCGCCGCGTCCTGGAAGTCGTAGAGCTCCACGTTGGGAAGATCCCGCGTGGCGTTGAAGATGTATTCTTTGAAGAGGAGGGCGTTGCGGAAGACGGGCTTCGGGGCGTTCTTCCACATGAGGAGGGAGACGGGCGGCCGCAGGAGGATGAAGCGTACCCGGGGATGGGCCTTGATGTGGGCGAGGAGGTTCACGTCGAAGCTCCGGGCCAGGTTGTGGAGGGCGTAGTAGTCGGGGGGCTCGGGGAACATGTTGGCGTCGCGCCACTTCTTGAGCACCACCTCGCGGCCGAAGGCGTGGTTGTGGCCGAAGTACTTGTAGAGGTCGGGATCGAGCTTTCTCGCCCGGACGCCGAGCCAGTTCGCCTCGAGGGCGCGCACCGAGAACTGGAGGGTGTCGATGCTGAGGAGGTAGCGGTAGTCGTTCAGGCGGTTGTCGTCGTAGAGGTGGAAGGGGAAGGTGTCGGCCCCGTAGCGCAGGCGGTCTGGCGCGCCGGCGAAGGCCGGAAAATCGATCCCGATGATGACGTTCTTCGTCTGGGGCCGCCGGAGCACCAGCCGGAGGAGCAGCGAGATCTCGCGGGCCGAGGCGGCGTCCATGGAGAGCTTGATGCTCTTGACCCCGAGGGCCTTGTCGATCTCGCTCGGGATGAAGTTGTGCATCATGGAGGAGCCGAGGATGGCCGTGTCGTAGGCGTGGGTGCGGGCGAGGCCGGGGTTCAGGTACCGGGGCTTTTCGTAGTAGGTCCGGTAGAAGGTCGATGCGCGGTACTGCTGGAGGGGGTCCACCGCGTAGTTGAAGAGGGCGGCCAGGGCCAGGATGGCGAGCGAGGCCCGGAGGGTTCGGCGGGTCCATGCCCGGTAGCGTTTCATGCGGCTCCGTTCCCCGGCCCTAGAAGATGAAGTAGAGGAACTCGGACATCTGGGAGAGGTGGAGGACGCCCAGCACGAGGAGGGCGGTCACGAAGGCCGCCGACTTCCAGTCGGGCCGGAGTTCGCGGGCGACGGCCACGGAGTTGCGGGCCGCGAAGGCCATGGCCGCCACCAGCGCCAGGATCGCCAGCGCCCGGGCGTTTCCCTTGACCCAGTCGAAGGTCTCGCCGAACCGGACGCCCAGCTCGGCGAGCCGGCCGAGGGCCGGGGCCAACTCCGCCGGGAGCACAACCCCCGTCATCCCCAGCATCCCCTTGAAGACCTTGGCGGCGTCGTGGAGGTTGCGGGCCCGGAAGACCACCCAGGTGCAGTGGACGAAGAGGAAGGTGAGCGGCCAACCGATCCAGGTGGGCATCCGGAGGCCGGCGTTCCGCCACAAGCGGTGCACCGCCGACCCCAACCCGTGGAGCGTCCCCCACAGGACGTAGGTCCACCCCGCCCCGTGCCAGAGCCCGACGAGGAAGAAGGTCACCACCAGGTTCACGTAGCCCCGGAGCACGCCCCGCCGGTTGCCGCCCATGGGGATGTAGAGGTAGTCGCGGAGCCACCGGGTGAGCGTCATGTGCCAGCGGCGCCAGAAGTCCCGGATGTTGCCGGCCTTGTAGGGGGAGTTGAAGTTCAGGGGCAGCCGGATGTTGAAGAGGTAGGCCGCTCCCATGGCCATGTCCGTGTAGCCGCTGAAGTCGTAGTAGAGCTGGAAGGTGTAGGCCAGCGAGGCGGTCCAGGCCTCGGCGAGGTTCAGCACCGGCGCCGTGTCGAAGCCCTGGGTGGCCCACTCCGAGAGGGTGTCCGCGATGACGGCCTTCTTGAAGAGGCCCATGGCGAAGAAGGCGAGCCCGATGGCGATGTTCCGGTGGTTGGGCAGCTTGTTCCGGATGCGGGAGAACTGGGGCATCATCTCCCCGTGGTGCACGATGGGGCCCGCGATGAGCTGCGGGAAGAAGGAGACGAAGAGGCAGTAGTCCAGGAAGTCGTACTCGGCCGTCTCCCCCCGGTAGCTGTCCACCAGGAAGGCGATCTGCTGGAAGGTGAAGAAGCTGATGGCCAGGGGGAGGGCGATGTGGGGGAGCGGGAGGTGGAGCCCTAGGGCCCGGTTCAGGTTGTCGAGGAAGAAGTCCGTGTACTTGAAGTAGCCGAGGAGCCCCACGTTGAAGCAGATCCCCGCGGCCAGGACCAGCCGGGGCGGGACCAGGGCCTCCCAAGGCGCCCGCTGTCGCCGGGTCGTCGCCAGCGCCGTCCCCACGGCGTAGTTCACCAGGATGGAGAGCAGCAGCAGCGGGAGGTACCGGATGTTCCAGTAGGAGTAGAAGAAGAGGGAGGCCAGGACCAGCCAGGCCTTCCCGGCGGCCACGAGCCGGCGCCGGTTGAGGGCGAAGTAGACCGCCACCACCACCGGGAGGAAGAGGAAGATGTATTCGTAGGAGTTGAAGAGCATGGCCGGCCGATCGTCGGCCCTTCTCTTAACCACCGGCCGGGCAAAAAGCAAGCGGGGGCGGCCCTTTGGCCGCCCCCGCCTGCGGTGGCGCCGTCCGCCCCTACTGGACCACGTAGGAGGACATGCACTGGTGGATGATCCGCACGTTGTCGGCGGGGTTCTTCTCCTGGACCGGCGGCGCCGGCCGGATCTCCGCCCGGATGCCGGCGCTCTTTCTCACGAGCAGGGGCGTGTTGGAGATGGAGAAGGTCTTCCGCGAGGCCTGGGCGAGGCCGGAGAAGGGGATGCTCCGGGTGACCGAGCGTCCCTGCATCAGGTCGAAGTAGGTCACGGTGATGGTGCCGGCGGCCTGGATGCCCGGCGTCTGGCTGGTGACGACGACCTCCAGGTTCGGCAGCAGCATGGCGTCCACGCCGGCCGGCTGGCAGGGGCACGAGTTCTTCGCGCCCAGGCTGTAGATCTGGAGGTCGGCGGCGAAGTGGAGCTTGCTCGGGTCGATCTTCGTCTTCTGCACCTGGATGCCGACGGGCGCGGTCCGGATGGGCGGGCCCGCCAGGGCGGCGGTGGCGAGGGCGGCGCCGGCCGCGAGGGCCAGGGCGAGCGGGGCGAGGGATGTCGTCTTCTTCATGGTCGTGTCCTCCTTGGGATGTATTGATGCGTCGAGCGCGATCTGCAGCTCGGGACCGGCAGCCTTCCGGGCCGGCGG
The window above is part of the Dissulfurirhabdus thermomarina genome. Proteins encoded here:
- a CDS encoding SAM-dependent methyltransferase, translated to MTFEMHPIGRVCNPTGEVPRHWTVSRVEGAIEIDPAYEAGLSDIRPGDRVVVLFAFHESPPFSPELLRQRPPHRDRERGVFSICSPVRPNPIGLSVVEVLSVEGPVLRVRGLDMRDGTPVLDLKPATGLHPEVPGGRAA
- a CDS encoding MBOAT family O-acyltransferase, with amino-acid sequence MLFNSYEYIFLFLPVVVAVYFALNRRRLVAAGKAWLVLASLFFYSYWNIRYLPLLLLSILVNYAVGTALATTRRQRAPWEALVPPRLVLAAGICFNVGLLGYFKYTDFFLDNLNRALGLHLPLPHIALPLAISFFTFQQIAFLVDSYRGETAEYDFLDYCLFVSFFPQLIAGPIVHHGEMMPQFSRIRNKLPNHRNIAIGLAFFAMGLFKKAVIADTLSEWATQGFDTAPVLNLAEAWTASLAYTFQLYYDFSGYTDMAMGAAYLFNIRLPLNFNSPYKAGNIRDFWRRWHMTLTRWLRDYLYIPMGGNRRGVLRGYVNLVVTFFLVGLWHGAGWTYVLWGTLHGLGSAVHRLWRNAGLRMPTWIGWPLTFLFVHCTWVVFRARNLHDAAKVFKGMLGMTGVVLPAELAPALGRLAELGVRFGETFDWVKGNARALAILALVAAMAFAARNSVAVARELRPDWKSAAFVTALLVLGVLHLSQMSEFLYFIF
- a CDS encoding cation:proton antiporter; this translates as MDISIALVILLGLGGDWLFRRLRMPGLVGMLLVGILAGPYVLGLMAPEMMQVSGDFRKIALIVILLRAGFELRRDTLNRVGRTALLMSAVPAVFEIVGVTLVAPHLLGISTLEAAILGCILGAVSPAVVVPLMIDFMDRGRGAKKGIPTLVLAASSVDDVFVIVLFTIFLGMYGGGEVNVWAKLAEVPVSVALGIVAGVVPGYLLYRLFERYDLRPPRKTLVVLGVAIALTWVEKALEGRVPVASLLGVMAIGFVILEKAEPIAHQISQKLKKLWVFAELLLFVLVGAQVNVHVAWQAGLAGTAVILAGLVFRSVGTYLSLLGTPLTPRERLFTVVAYVPKATVQAAIGAVPLAAGVASGELILAVAVLSILLTAPTGAAAIMFLGERILDHGERSPYSFKTLRDRLGSPRVGERVRRRADKTVWKVIEEQEIWLEPREPGARPEPAIRLRLWREETSTGPGTGETRYLTLTGADPPFEAEWEILYVG